The Kocuria sp. TGY1127_2 genome includes a window with the following:
- a CDS encoding ABC transporter ATP-binding protein, producing MTSNAPPRIQAQGLSKSYASATALDNASVSIGAGESVAIMGPSGSGKSTLMHVLSGIISPDRGSAFLNSVGGGPGIEITSLSARQRARLRRERIGFVFQEGLLLPELTAAENVAVALMTSGVSRARAERSAGQWLSALGLHGLESRRPGQLSGGQAQRVAIARAQVTDPEVVFADEPTGALDSETSQHVLNALLESTISRGASLIIVTHDPAVAAGCSRTIRLRDGHIVDDGTGVWGQ from the coding sequence ATGACCTCAAACGCACCACCACGAATTCAAGCTCAAGGCCTCAGCAAGTCTTACGCGTCGGCGACCGCATTGGACAACGCGTCCGTCTCCATCGGTGCGGGCGAGTCCGTCGCCATTATGGGCCCGTCGGGATCAGGAAAGTCCACGTTGATGCACGTCCTGTCGGGAATCATCTCGCCCGACCGCGGTTCTGCCTTTCTGAACAGTGTCGGGGGCGGACCAGGCATTGAGATCACGAGCCTTTCCGCCAGGCAGAGAGCGCGGCTGCGTCGGGAGAGGATCGGCTTCGTGTTTCAGGAAGGGCTCCTCCTGCCAGAGCTCACGGCCGCGGAAAATGTGGCCGTGGCACTGATGACCTCGGGCGTCTCAAGAGCGCGGGCCGAACGGTCGGCCGGTCAGTGGCTCTCCGCTCTCGGCCTCCACGGCCTGGAGAGCCGACGGCCCGGACAATTGTCCGGAGGTCAGGCGCAACGTGTCGCGATTGCCCGTGCCCAAGTCACCGACCCGGAGGTCGTCTTTGCCGATGAACCCACGGGCGCCCTGGACTCCGAGACGTCGCAACATGTCCTGAATGCATTGCTCGAGTCGACGATCTCCCGTGGAGCATCACTGATCATTGTGACCCACGATCCGGCGGTGGCTGCCGGATGCTCCCGCACCATCCGTCTTCGGGACGGTCACATCGTCGACGACGGTACGGGGGTGTGGGGTCAATGA
- a CDS encoding bifunctional (p)ppGpp synthetase/guanosine-3',5'-bis(diphosphate) 3'-pyrophosphohydrolase, which yields MASSDDQQSHGTHRVMSASTRTPERRAFPKASVIPAENGNQPTEGVSDSTAASRSKPVSPVLVPLLRTVKANNPQEDFSTIERAFAVADKHHTGQKRKSGDPYITHPVAVTTILAELGASGATLIAGLLHDTVEDTEYSLEELTADFGEEVAELVDGVTKLDKVTYGEHAQAETVRKMVIAMAKDIRVLVIKLADRLHNARTWRFVSPQSSARKAKETLEIFAPLAHRLGINTIKWELEDLSFAALEPRIYDEIVRMVGDRTPERERQLQEIRTGVMDELKASNISCEVTGRPKHYYSIYQKMILRDKEFDEIYDLLAIRILVDSVRDCYAALGAIHEVWKPLPGRFKDYIAVPKFNTYQSLHTAVIGPSGRPVEVQIRTHEMHQKAEYGIAAHWKYKAAARGEASSSGQRTEDSADALKWLQSLMSWQSETSDSSEFLDSLRYEVNAQEVFVFTPAGDVLSLPAGSTPVDFAYAIHTQVGEHTIGARVNGKLVPLSSKLNHGDRIEILTTKAEDAGPSEDWLKFVASPRARTKIRHYLTKERREEAIEKGKDNLTRSMRRHSLPLQRLLTSKLLLSVAEEQHKDDVAALYEAVGEGQIKAQDVIDRLVDLLGGPSGTEEEDLEEETSITTHARPKFADSGVVVQGADGVYTKLARCCTPVPPDEIMGIVTRGNGISVHRVDCPNMRQAQDDPRRIEVQWAPTKSSVFLVEIQVEALDRKSLLSDVTRVLSESHVNILSANVHTNVSRLAISRFSFEMGDPRYLDHVLNTVRGIDGVYDVYRITGSRPTPTQPAS from the coding sequence ATGGCATCATCCGATGATCAACAAAGCCACGGGACTCATAGGGTTATGTCGGCGTCGACGAGGACACCCGAACGCCGGGCATTCCCCAAAGCTTCCGTCATCCCGGCCGAAAACGGGAACCAGCCAACGGAAGGCGTCAGCGACTCGACCGCGGCCAGCAGAAGCAAACCGGTCTCGCCGGTTCTGGTTCCCTTGCTGAGAACGGTCAAGGCCAACAATCCGCAGGAGGACTTCTCCACGATCGAGCGAGCCTTCGCCGTCGCGGACAAGCACCACACCGGGCAGAAGCGCAAGAGCGGCGATCCGTACATCACTCACCCGGTTGCCGTCACTACGATTCTGGCGGAATTGGGTGCTTCCGGGGCCACGCTCATTGCCGGGTTGTTGCATGACACGGTTGAGGACACGGAGTACTCGCTGGAGGAGCTCACGGCAGACTTCGGTGAAGAAGTCGCCGAACTCGTCGATGGCGTGACCAAACTCGACAAGGTCACCTACGGGGAACACGCCCAAGCCGAGACGGTCCGCAAAATGGTCATCGCCATGGCCAAGGACATCCGTGTTCTCGTCATCAAATTGGCCGACCGTCTCCACAACGCACGAACGTGGCGTTTCGTGTCCCCGCAGTCGAGTGCCCGCAAAGCGAAAGAAACGCTGGAAATCTTCGCCCCATTGGCACACCGGTTGGGAATCAACACCATTAAATGGGAGCTTGAAGATCTCTCCTTCGCGGCCCTTGAACCTCGCATCTACGACGAGATCGTGCGGATGGTCGGGGACCGTACCCCGGAGCGCGAACGGCAGCTCCAGGAAATCCGCACAGGGGTGATGGACGAGCTCAAGGCGTCCAACATCTCGTGCGAGGTCACGGGGCGACCGAAGCATTATTACTCGATCTACCAAAAAATGATCCTTCGGGACAAAGAGTTCGACGAGATCTACGATCTCCTTGCGATCCGGATCCTCGTGGATTCCGTGCGCGACTGTTATGCAGCGCTCGGTGCGATCCATGAGGTGTGGAAACCTCTCCCGGGCAGATTCAAGGACTACATTGCGGTTCCCAAATTCAACACGTACCAGTCATTGCATACCGCAGTGATCGGCCCATCCGGGCGCCCCGTTGAGGTGCAGATCCGTACGCACGAGATGCACCAGAAAGCCGAATACGGCATTGCTGCCCACTGGAAGTACAAAGCCGCCGCCCGTGGAGAAGCTTCCTCCTCAGGGCAACGCACCGAAGACTCCGCCGACGCGCTGAAGTGGTTGCAGTCGTTGATGTCCTGGCAATCCGAGACCAGTGACTCGTCAGAATTCCTGGACTCGCTGCGCTATGAGGTCAACGCCCAGGAAGTTTTTGTGTTCACACCTGCGGGGGACGTTCTTTCCCTTCCGGCCGGCTCGACACCGGTCGATTTTGCGTACGCGATACACACCCAGGTCGGCGAGCACACCATCGGCGCGAGGGTGAATGGCAAGCTTGTGCCCCTGTCCTCGAAGCTCAACCACGGTGACCGTATTGAGATTCTGACGACAAAGGCCGAGGACGCCGGCCCCAGCGAGGACTGGCTCAAATTCGTCGCGAGTCCACGGGCGCGGACCAAAATCCGGCATTATCTGACCAAGGAACGCCGCGAAGAGGCCATCGAGAAAGGTAAGGACAACCTCACGCGGTCAATGCGCCGCCATAGCCTGCCTTTGCAGAGGCTTCTGACGAGCAAACTCCTCTTGTCGGTCGCAGAGGAACAACACAAGGACGACGTCGCCGCCCTGTACGAGGCCGTCGGGGAAGGCCAGATCAAGGCCCAGGACGTCATCGACCGACTTGTCGATCTCTTGGGCGGTCCTTCTGGAACCGAGGAAGAAGACCTCGAGGAAGAAACCTCCATTACGACGCATGCGCGTCCCAAGTTCGCGGATTCGGGCGTAGTGGTCCAAGGTGCAGATGGCGTCTACACCAAATTGGCACGTTGCTGCACGCCCGTGCCTCCGGACGAGATCATGGGAATTGTGACCCGCGGCAATGGCATCTCGGTGCACCGTGTGGATTGTCCCAATATGCGGCAGGCACAGGATGACCCCCGGCGCATCGAGGTGCAGTGGGCACCGACCAAATCCTCGGTGTTCCTGGTCGAAATCCAGGTCGAGGCTTTGGACCGCAAGTCTTTGCTCTCGGATGTGACCAGGGTGCTGTCGGAAAGCCACGTCAATATTCTCTCGGCGAATGTTCACACCAACGTGTCACGGCTTGCTATTTCCCGGTTCTCCTTCGAAATGGGCGATCCCAGATACCTTGACCATGTGCTTAATACTGTCCGCGGCATCGACGGCGTGTACGACGTCTACCGGATCACGGGTTCTCGTCCGACACCCACCCAACCTGCGTCCTGA
- the hisS gene encoding histidine--tRNA ligase, which produces MARKASLSGFPELLPQERVVENHVLDVLRHTFELHGFSSVETRSVETIDQLLQKGEIDKEVYAVSRLQEDPDTKKAEKLALHFDLTVPFARYVVENAGYLNFPFMRYQIQKSWRGERPQEGRAREFTQADIDVVGEESLPFRYDVELALIVVDALTRLPIPEFKLRVNNRKLSEGFYRGIGLSDTAGVLRSIDKLDKIGPDAVGQLLKDELGATDEQVRAALNLASITAEDTSFAEKVRAFGVEDELLDQGLAELTEVIEEASKRAPGKVIADLSIARGLDYYTGTVYETVLVGHEQLGSICSGGRYESLASTGKKTYPGVGLSIGVTRLVSRILSQDLARPTRKVPSAVLVALTNDEAWSAAQDVAEHLRSRGIACEVSANAAKFGKQIKYADRRGIPFVWFLGTDDAGNTTHEVKDIRSGEQVAVDPSTWNPPEKDLHPRVVAGED; this is translated from the coding sequence ATGGCCCGTAAGGCGTCCCTGTCAGGTTTTCCGGAATTGCTACCCCAAGAGAGGGTCGTGGAGAACCACGTGCTGGACGTCTTGCGACATACGTTCGAACTCCACGGATTCTCCTCCGTCGAAACCCGGTCTGTGGAAACGATCGATCAGCTCCTCCAAAAGGGCGAGATCGACAAAGAGGTTTACGCGGTGTCTCGCCTCCAGGAAGACCCGGATACCAAGAAAGCGGAGAAACTCGCACTCCACTTCGACCTGACCGTCCCATTCGCCCGGTATGTCGTGGAGAACGCGGGATACCTGAATTTCCCGTTCATGCGGTACCAGATCCAGAAGTCCTGGCGGGGGGAGCGGCCACAGGAAGGTCGAGCCCGCGAGTTCACGCAAGCGGATATCGACGTCGTCGGAGAGGAATCTCTGCCGTTCCGATACGACGTGGAGCTCGCGCTGATCGTCGTGGATGCCCTGACTCGGTTGCCCATTCCGGAATTCAAATTGCGCGTCAACAACCGCAAGCTTTCCGAAGGCTTCTATCGCGGCATCGGACTGTCCGACACTGCGGGGGTCCTGCGTTCGATCGACAAATTGGACAAGATCGGCCCCGACGCCGTGGGTCAGCTTCTCAAGGACGAGCTCGGGGCCACGGACGAGCAGGTTCGTGCCGCGTTGAATTTGGCGTCCATCACCGCAGAAGACACCTCTTTTGCGGAGAAGGTCCGCGCTTTTGGTGTGGAGGACGAACTCCTCGACCAGGGTTTGGCCGAATTGACCGAGGTCATCGAGGAAGCGTCCAAACGTGCGCCGGGCAAGGTCATCGCAGATCTGTCGATCGCCCGCGGCCTGGACTACTACACCGGGACCGTCTACGAGACCGTCCTGGTGGGGCACGAACAATTGGGCTCCATCTGCTCCGGCGGACGTTACGAATCCCTTGCCTCGACGGGGAAGAAAACCTACCCCGGCGTAGGACTCTCGATCGGCGTGACTCGCTTGGTTTCCCGAATCCTCTCCCAGGATCTGGCTCGCCCCACCCGCAAGGTGCCTTCCGCGGTGCTGGTTGCTCTGACCAACGACGAAGCCTGGTCGGCTGCCCAGGATGTCGCCGAGCACCTCCGGTCCCGAGGGATCGCCTGTGAGGTCTCGGCCAACGCCGCGAAATTCGGCAAGCAGATCAAGTACGCGGACCGCCGAGGCATACCATTCGTCTGGTTCCTGGGTACTGACGATGCAGGCAACACGACCCACGAGGTCAAGGACATTCGTTCCGGTGAGCAGGTGGCCGTGGACCCGAGCACCTGGAATCCGCCCGAGAAAGATCTTCATCCGCGCGTCGTCGCCGGCGAAGACTGA
- a CDS encoding DUF349 domain-containing protein — protein MTEKKPDDKPTPANLPGAPTAPKPAAPLTRPSLEEAKKFGSVGEDGHVYVEVRGENIPVGAFPDATEDEALAYFARKFAEAETQISLLENRVSQGTDATSVSRTIGSLREQVAARGMVGDITDLEDRLDALEQAASRLTEEQEREAAAAKERARTEREAIVKAAEDVAEQDPAQTHWKNSSARMNDLFNAWKTAQKENRLHKSVEDELWKRFRNARTTFDKHRRAYFSQLDQDNAKAKKAKEGLIAEAEALSGSTDWGETSIKYRELMDRWKKAPRASRKEDDALWARFRAAQDVFFNARAAANEEADREFAENLKVKEALLEKARAILPVKDPDVAKAKLAPILDEWDRAGMVPRNDLRRVENELKKVQDAISEAEQAEWERSNPETQARANSMVAQLREAITGLEDELATARAKGDSRAIAKAEEALDARRKWLDQVESAS, from the coding sequence GTGACCGAGAAGAAGCCCGACGACAAGCCCACTCCGGCTAACCTGCCCGGAGCCCCGACCGCGCCCAAACCTGCCGCTCCTCTTACGCGGCCGTCCCTGGAGGAGGCGAAGAAGTTTGGATCCGTCGGCGAGGACGGACACGTCTACGTGGAAGTGCGCGGAGAGAACATACCGGTAGGGGCGTTCCCGGACGCCACCGAAGACGAGGCCCTCGCCTACTTCGCGAGGAAGTTTGCCGAAGCCGAGACCCAGATTTCCTTGTTGGAGAATCGAGTCTCCCAGGGCACCGACGCGACATCGGTCTCCCGAACCATTGGTAGCCTTCGGGAACAGGTCGCTGCACGGGGAATGGTAGGCGACATAACCGATCTGGAGGACCGTCTCGACGCTCTGGAACAAGCAGCGAGCCGTCTTACGGAGGAGCAGGAACGGGAGGCAGCGGCCGCGAAGGAGCGTGCTCGCACCGAACGGGAAGCTATCGTCAAGGCGGCCGAAGACGTCGCCGAGCAAGACCCTGCTCAGACTCACTGGAAGAATTCCAGCGCCCGGATGAACGACCTTTTCAATGCCTGGAAGACCGCTCAGAAGGAGAACAGACTCCATAAGTCGGTCGAAGACGAACTCTGGAAGCGCTTCCGCAACGCACGGACGACCTTCGACAAACATCGCCGCGCCTACTTCTCCCAATTGGATCAAGACAACGCGAAGGCCAAGAAAGCCAAAGAAGGCCTGATCGCGGAGGCCGAAGCTCTTTCCGGGTCGACCGACTGGGGCGAAACTTCCATCAAGTACCGCGAGCTCATGGATCGTTGGAAGAAGGCACCACGCGCGTCCCGCAAGGAAGACGACGCCCTGTGGGCCCGTTTCCGCGCGGCCCAGGACGTCTTCTTCAACGCCCGCGCCGCCGCCAACGAGGAAGCCGACCGGGAATTCGCCGAGAATTTGAAGGTCAAGGAAGCCCTGCTCGAAAAGGCGCGCGCTATTCTGCCGGTCAAGGATCCGGATGTCGCCAAGGCCAAGCTCGCTCCCATCCTCGATGAGTGGGATCGGGCCGGCATGGTTCCTCGCAATGACCTCCGCCGCGTCGAGAACGAGCTCAAGAAGGTCCAGGACGCTATTTCCGAGGCCGAACAGGCCGAGTGGGAAAGAAGCAACCCGGAGACCCAGGCCAGAGCCAACTCGATGGTGGCTCAGCTCCGGGAAGCCATCACTGGGTTGGAAGACGAACTGGCCACGGCGCGAGCAAAGGGAGACTCCAGGGCGATCGCCAAGGCAGAGGAAGCCCTGGACGCACGCCGCAAGTGGCTCGACCAGGTCGAGTCAGCCTCCTAG
- a CDS encoding arylamine N-acetyltransferase, with the protein MTSGTPWDIEAYDVETYLDQIGVAGAYRAPLNLELVSRVHSGHVRTYPFSNVQVLLGDHPGVTAHAVQQSMVDHQRGGYCFEHSQLFAGVLQRLGFSVELFLGRVHAPDNSRTHLSVVVTLDDHSYLCDPGFGFSLREPMLISENNEHIEGDRTFTLIKHGSAASEVWELRRDGEPQHFTDRLPVLPVDVRSGHLVTSTAGFGPFTDHLMVMRHTAEGHVTVTEEARTIRSAGQSTRREKLDPVDTASAVEALGVHMTSYEKERLAERITDMQHRPGAPSTRKEI; encoded by the coding sequence ATGACTTCAGGAACACCATGGGACATCGAGGCCTACGACGTCGAGACATATTTGGACCAGATCGGCGTGGCCGGTGCATACCGAGCGCCTCTCAACCTGGAACTAGTGAGTCGAGTCCACAGCGGTCACGTTCGGACATATCCGTTTTCCAATGTCCAAGTGCTCCTGGGTGATCATCCCGGCGTGACGGCACATGCAGTGCAGCAGTCCATGGTGGACCATCAACGTGGCGGTTATTGCTTCGAACATTCGCAGCTTTTCGCGGGTGTCCTGCAGCGATTGGGTTTCTCGGTGGAGCTCTTTCTTGGACGCGTGCATGCACCCGATAACTCACGAACGCATCTGAGCGTTGTCGTCACTTTGGACGATCATAGCTACCTGTGCGACCCAGGCTTCGGTTTCAGTCTGCGCGAGCCGATGCTCATTTCCGAGAACAACGAGCACATCGAAGGCGACCGTACCTTCACTCTGATCAAACATGGCTCGGCCGCGTCTGAGGTTTGGGAACTCCGGCGCGATGGCGAGCCTCAGCATTTCACGGATCGGCTGCCGGTGCTACCCGTTGATGTCCGCTCAGGCCACTTGGTCACATCCACCGCTGGCTTCGGGCCGTTCACTGATCATCTTATGGTGATGCGACATACCGCCGAAGGCCACGTCACCGTCACCGAAGAGGCTCGAACCATCCGATCTGCCGGGCAAAGCACCCGGAGAGAAAAACTGGACCCGGTGGATACCGCCTCCGCTGTGGAAGCACTGGGCGTGCACATGACCTCTTACGAGAAGGAAAGACTGGCGGAGAGGATCACAGACATGCAACACCGACCGGGGGCGCCCTCGACTCGGAAGGAGATCTAG
- a CDS encoding FtsX-like permease family protein, translating to MNLLFLRKTFSDKGTWGLPVVAFMLTSTVAFIVIGGAKFLMGDTGPNGLLYQFCAFLAVLLLLVPMSTLMSSAGRLMARQRDQRLSTLRLLGATGAQLRLVSVTESGLLALAGIVLGAVAYAALMPLIGLIHLTGHEIGASGLWMGYGWLLPAAALVLALAVGSSISGMRRVEITPLSIRTRSVPRRVRWLRFVAASILFLVAMAVFAGAKQGIGGALIMVFIALALSIPLLAVHLMGPLVLKGIGTIHAKTARTADQLIAARNVLESPQEMWRQVGSIGFSVYVAVILGSGASLTASADSPHADAQEVQLTQDIQTGVIVTLVISFIMVACSVGINQTAQVLDRRDLYIALSRMGMPISQLGRIRRKSVMRPLLAVVVISGLISMVTLFQLIGTEFMTQPTSMVVILATVVFGVCSVWAACAVTTPTLRRVVTE from the coding sequence ATGAACCTTCTTTTCCTCAGAAAAACGTTCTCAGATAAGGGCACATGGGGCCTTCCGGTCGTCGCATTCATGCTGACCAGCACCGTGGCATTCATCGTTATCGGCGGTGCCAAGTTCTTGATGGGCGACACGGGGCCCAACGGCTTGCTCTATCAATTCTGTGCCTTCCTGGCCGTGCTATTGCTTCTGGTGCCGATGAGCACTTTGATGTCTTCAGCGGGTCGGCTCATGGCTCGTCAACGCGACCAAAGACTTTCAACGCTTCGTCTTCTCGGAGCGACGGGGGCCCAACTCCGTCTGGTCTCAGTAACGGAATCCGGACTTCTGGCTCTGGCCGGAATCGTCCTGGGAGCCGTTGCTTATGCAGCACTCATGCCGCTCATCGGTCTCATCCACCTGACTGGGCATGAGATTGGTGCATCCGGCTTGTGGATGGGCTACGGATGGCTGCTCCCGGCCGCGGCACTGGTGCTGGCACTAGCTGTAGGAAGCTCGATTTCCGGCATGAGGCGTGTGGAGATAACGCCGTTGAGCATCCGCACGCGTTCCGTACCTCGCCGTGTGCGCTGGTTGCGGTTTGTCGCAGCCAGTATTTTGTTCCTGGTTGCCATGGCGGTCTTCGCCGGAGCCAAGCAAGGTATCGGAGGAGCCCTCATCATGGTTTTCATCGCTCTGGCATTGTCGATTCCCCTCCTCGCTGTCCATCTGATGGGACCGCTTGTTCTGAAGGGCATAGGCACGATTCACGCGAAGACGGCTCGGACCGCAGACCAACTCATCGCTGCACGGAACGTTCTCGAATCCCCTCAAGAAATGTGGCGTCAGGTCGGCAGCATTGGATTCAGTGTCTATGTAGCAGTGATTCTGGGATCGGGGGCTTCCCTGACGGCGTCGGCCGACAGCCCCCACGCCGATGCACAGGAAGTGCAACTGACGCAAGACATCCAGACCGGAGTCATCGTGACTCTGGTGATTTCCTTCATCATGGTTGCTTGCTCCGTCGGCATCAACCAAACGGCTCAGGTTCTGGACCGTAGGGACCTGTACATCGCTCTGTCACGGATGGGGATGCCGATCTCGCAACTCGGTCGCATCCGCCGGAAGTCAGTGATGAGGCCTTTGCTGGCAGTCGTGGTGATCTCAGGTCTGATATCGATGGTGACGTTGTTTCAGCTCATAGGCACCGAATTCATGACCCAGCCCACGTCGATGGTGGTCATTCTTGCCACCGTTGTCTTCGGCGTCTGCTCCGTCTGGGCCGCATGCGCTGTGACGACACCAACGCTCAGGAGAGTAGTCACGGAATAG
- a CDS encoding cysteine hydrolase family protein — MKDALLLIDLHAGFFTSETLKLARKNLVEASNKLIAAARDNGVPVFLITTEHSRDRSTWTLNMLDDDQGYLFHNDPSAELVEGLDTKDVTRVEKTRDSAWFGTDLDLRIRNLDVDRVVVAGVSTHGCIAQTVRDAYARNIRTAIASDAIADDRESYQDIMLEQLVDDRQTQLHAVDEVIQMWASDH; from the coding sequence ATGAAAGACGCACTGTTGCTGATCGATCTCCATGCCGGATTCTTTACGTCCGAGACCCTGAAATTGGCTCGAAAGAATCTTGTCGAAGCTTCCAACAAACTCATAGCAGCAGCTAGGGACAACGGAGTCCCTGTTTTCCTCATCACGACCGAACACAGCCGAGATCGGTCCACATGGACCCTCAACATGCTCGACGACGACCAGGGTTATCTCTTCCACAACGACCCCTCGGCAGAGCTGGTCGAGGGACTCGACACTAAGGACGTGACCCGGGTCGAGAAGACCCGTGACAGCGCCTGGTTCGGCACCGACTTGGACTTGAGGATAAGGAACCTTGATGTTGATCGCGTGGTGGTCGCGGGGGTTTCCACCCATGGATGCATAGCTCAAACGGTGCGGGACGCGTACGCACGAAATATTCGGACGGCAATTGCCAGCGATGCCATAGCGGATGATCGTGAAAGCTACCAGGACATCATGCTGGAGCAACTCGTCGATGACCGGCAGACCCAGTTGCACGCCGTGGACGAGGTCATACAGATGTGGGCGTCCGATCACTGA
- the aspS gene encoding aspartate--tRNA ligase, translated as MLRTHTLGELTAENIGETVTLAGWVARRRDHGGVAFVDLRDREGVTQCVFHNEADFDALRNEYVLKVTGVVSRRPEGNDNPNLVTGQIEVEVNEVEVLNTAAPLPFQIDEHVEVGEEARLRHRYLDLRRPAPAAAMRLRSDASRVVRELLHQDGYLEVETPTMTRSTPEGARDFVVPARLVPGSWYALPQSPQLFKQLLQVGGIEKYFQIARCYRDEDFRADRQPEFTQLDIEASFVEEDDIIDVGEQVVSALWKLIDVEIPRPIRRMTYREAMEKYGSDKPDLRFGLELTELTEYFQDTTFRVFKAPYVGAVVMPGGASQPRRTLDAWQEWAKQRGAKGLAYVLVQEDGTLTGPVAKNITEAEREGLAAATGAEPGDCIFFAAGEAKPSRALLGAARVEIGHRTGLIKDGDWAFVWVVDAPMFESAKEAEDSGDVALGNSAWTAVHHAFTSPKPEFLDTFDQDPGSALAYAYDIVCNGNEIGGGSIRIHRRDVQERVFKVMGISEEEANEKFGFLLEAFKYGAPPHGGIAFGWDRMVALLAGTDSIRDVIAFPKTGNGFDPLTAAPAPITPQQRKETGVDAKLEKKGSEK; from the coding sequence GTGCTACGCACGCATACGCTCGGTGAACTGACCGCCGAGAACATCGGAGAGACCGTAACGCTGGCCGGCTGGGTAGCCCGCCGTCGTGACCACGGGGGCGTGGCTTTCGTGGATCTGCGCGACCGGGAAGGCGTTACCCAGTGCGTGTTCCACAATGAAGCGGACTTCGATGCGTTGCGCAATGAGTACGTTCTGAAGGTCACGGGTGTGGTCTCTCGCCGTCCGGAGGGAAATGACAACCCGAATCTGGTGACCGGCCAAATTGAGGTCGAGGTCAACGAGGTCGAAGTGCTGAATACCGCGGCGCCTTTGCCGTTCCAGATCGACGAGCACGTCGAAGTGGGCGAGGAAGCTCGCCTGCGCCACCGGTATCTGGACCTACGCCGTCCTGCCCCTGCGGCGGCCATGCGCCTGCGTTCGGACGCGAGCCGGGTCGTCCGTGAATTGCTGCATCAGGACGGTTACCTCGAGGTAGAGACGCCCACCATGACCCGGTCCACCCCGGAAGGTGCCCGTGACTTCGTCGTGCCTGCACGCCTGGTTCCCGGCTCGTGGTACGCGCTGCCCCAGTCTCCGCAGTTGTTCAAACAGCTTCTGCAGGTCGGCGGAATCGAAAAGTACTTCCAGATTGCGCGCTGTTACCGTGACGAGGATTTCCGGGCCGACCGTCAGCCGGAATTCACCCAGCTGGATATCGAGGCTTCTTTCGTTGAGGAAGACGACATCATCGACGTGGGAGAGCAGGTCGTGTCCGCTCTGTGGAAGTTGATCGACGTCGAGATCCCTCGTCCCATTCGCCGTATGACATATCGCGAAGCGATGGAGAAGTACGGGTCGGATAAACCAGACCTGCGCTTCGGCCTGGAGCTCACGGAGCTGACGGAATACTTCCAGGACACGACGTTCCGCGTCTTCAAGGCACCGTATGTCGGAGCCGTCGTGATGCCCGGTGGTGCTTCGCAGCCGCGCCGTACCCTCGATGCTTGGCAGGAATGGGCAAAGCAGCGCGGCGCTAAGGGCCTCGCATATGTCCTCGTCCAGGAAGACGGCACCCTGACCGGCCCCGTCGCCAAGAACATCACCGAAGCCGAGCGCGAGGGTCTGGCTGCGGCAACGGGCGCGGAACCCGGTGACTGCATCTTCTTCGCTGCCGGTGAGGCCAAGCCTTCTCGGGCCCTTCTGGGCGCTGCTCGCGTCGAAATCGGTCACCGCACCGGCCTCATCAAAGACGGCGACTGGGCATTCGTGTGGGTCGTGGATGCTCCGATGTTCGAATCCGCGAAAGAGGCCGAGGACTCCGGCGACGTCGCCCTGGGCAACTCGGCATGGACCGCTGTGCACCACGCCTTCACCTCCCCAAAGCCCGAGTTCCTGGATACGTTCGATCAGGATCCGGGCTCGGCTCTGGCGTACGCCTACGACATCGTGTGCAACGGCAACGAGATCGGTGGCGGTTCCATCCGTATCCATCGCCGTGACGTCCAGGAACGCGTTTTCAAAGTCATGGGCATCTCGGAGGAGGAAGCCAATGAGAAGTTCGGGTTCCTGCTCGAGGCCTTCAAATACGGAGCGCCCCCGCACGGTGGAATCGCCTTCGGCTGGGACCGTATGGTCGCATTGTTGGCCGGCACCGACTCCATTCGCGATGTCATCGCTTTTCCGAAGACAGGCAATGGCTTCGACCCGTTGACTGCGGCTCCCGCACCGATCACGCCGCAGCAGCGTAAAGAAACGGGCGTGGACGCCAAGCTGGAGAAGAAGGGCTCCGAGAAGTAG